TCATCACGTTCTTGATACTCAAAAATATGCAGAAGATTGCCAGTTTCTTTTCAACCGTTTCATTCATCATTTTCCCTATTTTGGAATTAGGGGAGAGGGCGATCGCCAACAATGGCAGACCGCAGTTACTAAAACTCAAGCCCTCTTTCAAGAACACTTTGGAGTTGAACTCAATCCAACGTCAGGGTTTATGGATTGCCAACCTCTTTGGAATGGTGCAGATATGCTTCGTCCTCAACCCTGTTCTTTATAACCTCTAAACCAGAGTCAACCTGCTCTTCAGTTAGAATTCTGTCTGCGGAGAGCGCAATAGAAGAGGGATAAAAAAGCTGTGTCCAGAGGACACAGCTTTTAGCCTGACGATGTAAGTAGAAGGCTTTGAATGGTTCAAAAGACGGTGGAGCTATGTGTAGTCATCACAATCTAAATCGGGACTATTAACCTGGCAGTATTTGATCTTGCATCCCAATCGGTCCTCATCCCCCAACCCCTTCTCCCATGAAAGGAGAAGGGGAGCCAAATTGGAAGTCCCTCTCCCAAAGTAGGAGAGGGATTTAGGGTGAGGGCAGATGTCTTCACAATAGTTGCTGGGTTAATCGTCAGGCGAAGCCGCAACTCAGTTTATGGATGATTGCGTTGATCTCCGTTTCACGCGAACTACGCTCGCAGAATGATATCAGCCGCTGATAAAACCGTTCCACGGGTCAATGTTGCAATTTCTCCACCCGTTCCAAAACCGCTGGCTGAGCCATTCTGGTTGTAGTAGAGTTTGCCTGTACTTGGAACGTAGGTAATCAAATCGCGATCTCTCTGAGCGGCTCTAACGTTTCGCTCATTGAAGTCAAAGGTAACTCGACCACTTCGTCTGATGGCGTTAAAGGTCGTGCGATCGAGAACGATCCTATCTACCCCACGCACAAAATCAATAATCCGGTCAGGTCCAGTCGTCCGTGAGAAGGGTGCATTCGTATCAAACACAAACTGATCCCGTCCAGCACCGCCTCTGAGGGTATCTCGTCCATTGCCACCCGTCAGGATGTCATTACCGAGATCGCCCCTCAAGTCATCATTACCATTACTGCCTGTTAAGCGATCGTTGCCACCACCACCTTGCATGTTGACAGTACCTGCAAAACCAGCCGCATTAAAGGTATTGGCTCCAGCACCACCCGTGATATCCAGAATCTCAATGTTGGTGAGAGTATCGTTGCCCAGACCTGCCAGCGTAATACTGGTTCCGCTACTGGTAACGGTTAATGAAGTCACATTCGTAGAGAGACGGAAGGTATCGATGCCATCTCCACCGTCAATGGTGTCGTTTCCTGCCCCCGTGATGAAGAGGTCATTGCCTGCTCCACCATTGAGGGTGGTGTTACCC
The nucleotide sequence above comes from Oscillatoria sp. FACHB-1407. Encoded proteins:
- a CDS encoding glycine-rich domain-containing protein, yielding MVISQPLFLTNSSANQAAFMVRLQGLNLSPIAYQLMHSDEGSIWSQQQINEAIAAYKQFLFLIYCYPNQPLVPTEAIDRVWHHHVLDTQKYAEDCQFLFNRFIHHFPYFGIRGEGDRQQWQTAVTKTQALFQEHFGVELNPTSGFMDCQPLWNGADMLRPQPCSL